A window from Triticum aestivum cultivar Chinese Spring chromosome 6D, IWGSC CS RefSeq v2.1, whole genome shotgun sequence encodes these proteins:
- the LOC123145066 gene encoding amino acid transporter AVT3B has product MGLGSDASSSSSRLDSAPLLPHHSAEGGHLSSQPKTFANVFIAVVGAGVLGLPYTFSRTGWAAGSILLLSVALLTFYCMMLLVACRRRLADDHPKMLSSFGDLGDAVFGAPGRLAVDTMLVLSQASFCVGYLIFISNTMAHLYPVFAPSSNVFLSPKALFIYAMLPFQLGLNSIKTLTLLAPLSIFADVVDLGAMGVVVGQDVSTWLATHPPVAAFGAPAALLYGAGVSVYAFEGVCMVLPLEAEAADKKRFGATLGLSMAFIAVMYGLFGVMGYVAFGDATRDIITTNLGSGWLSAAVQLGLCINLFFTMPVMMNPVYEVAERLFHGKRYCWWMRWVLVVAVGLAAMLVPNFTDFLSLVGSSVCVLLGFVLPATFHIKVFGAEMGWVGVLSDVLLVVLGLVLAVFGTYSSLVQIFHSSSA; this is encoded by the coding sequence ATGGGATTGGGGAGCGACGCGAGCTCGTCGTCGTCGCGGCTGGACTCGGCGCCGCTGCTGCCGCACCACAGCGCCGAAGGGGGCCACCTTTCGTCGCAGCCCAAGACCTTCGCGAACGTCTTCATCGCGGTGGTCGGCGCCGGCGTGCTGGGCCTGCCCTACACGTTCTCGCGCACCGGCTGGGCGGCGGGCTCCATCCTGCTCCTCTCCGTGGCGCTGCTCACCTTCTACTGCATGATGCTGCTcgtcgcctgccgccgccgcctcgccgacgacCACCCGAAGATGCTCTCCTCGTTTGGGGATCTGGGGGACGCCGTGTTCGGCGCGCCCGGCCGCCTCGCCGTGGACACCATGCTGGTGCTCAGCCAGGCCAGCTTCTGCGTCGGGTACCTCATCTTCATCTCCAACACCATGGCGCACCTCTACCCCGTCTTCGCCCCCTCCTCAAATGTATTCCTCTCCCCTAAGGCGCTCTTCATCTACGCCATGCTGCCGTTCCAGCTCGGGCTCAACTCCATCAAGACGCTCACGCTCCTCGCGCCGCTCAGCATCTTCGCCGACGTCGTCGACCTCGGCGCCATGGGGGTCGTTGTTGGCCAGGACGTGTCGACTTGGCTCGCCACGCACCCACCCGTCGCCGCGTTCGGCGCCCCCGCCGCGCTCCTCTACGGCGCGGGCGTGTCCGTATACGCCTTCGAGGGCGTCTGTATGGTCCTGCCGCTGGAGGCGGAGGCCGCGGACAAGAAGAGGTTCGGCGCCACGCTCGGGCTGTCCATGGCGTTCATCGCTGTCATGTACGGGCTGTTCGGTGTCATGGGGTACGTCGCGTTCGGCGACGCCACGCGCGACATCATCACTACCAACCTCGGCAGCGGGTGGCTGTCGGCCGCCGTGCAGCTGGGGCTGTGCATCAACCTCTTCTTCACCATGCCGGTGATGATGAACCCGGTGTACGAGGTCGCCGAGCGCCTGTTCCACGGCAAGCGCTACTGTTGGTGGATGCGGTGGGTGCTCGTGGTCGCCGTGGGGCTCGCGGCCATGCTTGTGCCCAATTTCACCGACTTCCTCTCCCTCGTGGGGAGCAGCGTCTGCGTGCTGCTCGGCTTCGTGCTGCCGGCCACCTTCCACATCAAGGTGTTCGGCGCCGAGATGGGCTGGGTCGGGGTTCTCAGCGACGTCCTCCTGGTGGTGCTCGGCCTCGTGCTCGCCGTCTTCGGCACCTACTCGTCGCTGGTGCAAATCTTCCACTCTTCCAGCGCTTAA